From the genome of Anopheles moucheti chromosome 3, idAnoMoucSN_F20_07, whole genome shotgun sequence, one region includes:
- the LOC128301115 gene encoding Kv channel-interacting protein 4-like, with product MEAVAKPSSTRSQQVLSVQSQQQIAIEIISESPIAPHQQQQPAPHQQLQHQELQAHTLLQQCQQQQQQQSAVPQPNVDIVLRESTRSNLVSRKKPSSGDGKKGSGHKSKDDQKGEGKSVYRKFFKRIKTILDGADPDASSKPEAEDLPVPARYYPDSLVELTRTARFTEEEIKRIYRGFKAECPTGIVKEETFKGIYSQFFPLGASSGQYAHYVFNSIDLDRNGSLSFEEFVANLSILLRGTVDEKLQWTFSLYDINGDGCITKEEMKEIVTAIYELMGKVPEGCEEEQAIKDKVERLFEKMDRNCDGKITLDEFIECCTKDESIRRSIAVFDTIF from the exons ATGGAAGCGGTAGCGAAACCCTCGTCGACACGCTCACAGCAGGTGCTTTCGGTGCAGAGTCAGCAGCAAATTGCGATTGAAATTATCAGCGAATCACCGATTGCcccgcaccagcagcaacagccagCACCACACCAACAGCTGCAACATCAGGAGCTGCAAGCGCACACTCTGCTGCAACAAtgtcagcagcaacagcagcaacagtcaGCAGTTCCCCAGCCCAACGTCGACATTGTGTTGCGCGAATCGACCCGTAGCAATTTGGTCAGCcgaaaaaaaccctcctccGGCGATGGCAAGAAGGGTTCGGGCCATAAGAGCAAGGACGATCAGAAGGGTGAAGGCAAGTCGGTGTACCGGAAATTCTTCAAGCGCATCAAAACCATCCTGGACGGTGCGGATCCGGACGCCAGTAGCA AACCGGAAGCGGAGGATTTACCCGTGCCGGCCCGCTACTATCCGGACTCGCTGGTCGAACTGACGCGGACGGCCCGCTTTACCGAGGAAGAGATCAAGCGAATATACCGCGGCTTCAAGGCCGAATGTCCGACCGGCATCGTGAAGGAGGAAACATTCAAGGGCATCTATTCACAGTTCTTCCCGCTCGGTG CGAGCAGCGGTCAGTACGCTCACTACGTCTTCAATTCCATCGATCTGGACCGGAATGGCTCATTAAGCTTTGAG GAATTCGTCGCCAACCTGTCGATTCTGCTGCGAGGTACCGTCGATGAGAAGCTGCAGTGGACATTCTCGCTGTACGACATCAACGGAGACGGATGCATCACCAAGGAAGAGATGAAGGAAATCGTCACTGCGATCTACGAGCTGATGGGTAAGGTACCGGAAGGATGCGAGGAGGAACAAGCAATCAAGGATAAGGTCGAACGGCTGTTTGAG aaaatggaTCGCAACTGCGACGGCAAGATAACGCTGGACGAGTTCATTGAGTGCTGCACGAAGGACGAAAGCATCCGCCGATCGATAGCCGTATTTGACACCATCTTCTAA